The Klebsiella africana sequence TTCGCCGATGATAAACGCCTGGGCTAAACCATCCGGCGTCGGCTGTACGGCATAGTGCAGCGCAATGCCAAACTCTGAACCATCGCCGAGCAGGCGCTGGAAATCGCGCAGATCGTCCGGCGTGGTGATGATCAGGATCTCACGGATCCCGGCCAGCATTAATACCGACAGCGGGTAGTAGATCATCGGCTTATCGTAGATCGGCAACAGCTGCTTCGATACGCCGCGGGTGATGGGATGCAGTCGCGTTCCGGAACCACCCGCCAGAATAATACCTTTCATCATTCCCCCCAGAGATGATTAGCCTTGCAGCCCAAGACGCTCGCCCTGATAGCTTCCGTCCTGAACCTGACGCCACCATGTCTCATTCGCCAGATACCACGCCACGGTCTTACGCATACCGGAGGTAAAGGTCTCTGCCGGCGTCCAGCCCAGCTCGCGGGCAATCTTAGAGGCATCAATGGCATAGCGCAGATCGTGGCCCGGACGGTCGGCAACGAAGGTGATCAGATCGCGATAGTGCGCCACGCCCTGCGGTTTATGCGGCGCCAGCTCTTCCAGCAGCTGACAAATGGTTTCCACCACCTCGATGTTTTTACGTTCGTTATGACCGCCGATATTATAAGTTTCGCCCGGTTCGCCGCGGGTGGCCACCAGATACAGCGCCCTGGCATGATCTTCCACATATAGCCAGTCGCGGATCTGCTGCCCATTGCCATACACCGGCAGCGGCTTGCCCGCCAGCGCGTTGAGGATCGTCAGCGGGATCAGCTTCTCGGGGAAGTGATACGGGCCGTAGTTATTGGAGCAGTTGGTGATAAGCGTCGGCAGGCCATAGGTCCGCAGCCAGGCGCGCACCAGGTGGTCGCTGCTGGCTTTCGAGGCTGAATAGGGGCTGCTTGGCGCATAGGGCGTGGTCTCGGTAAAGAAATCATCGCTGCCGTGCAGATCGCCATACACTTCGTCGGTCGAGATATGATGAAAACGAAACGCCGATTTTTGCGCCGTAGCCAGGGTATTCCACCAGCTGCGGGCCGCCTCCAGCAGCGTATAGGTGCCTACGATATTGGTCTCGATAAACGCCGCCGGGCCGTCAATCGAACGATCGACATGGCTTTCCGCCGCCAGGTGCATCACCGTATCCGGTTGATGCTGACGGAAAATACGGTCCAGCTCGCGGCGGTCGCAGATATCTACCTGTTCAAAGGCGAAACGCGCATCCTGCGCCACTGGCGCCAGCGACATTAAATTGCCGGCATAGGTCAGTTTATCCACCACCACCACGCGATTGGCGGTGTGCTGGATAATCTCCCGCACCACCGCCGAACCAATGAAGCCCGCGCCGCCGGTGACCAGAATGGTTCTCACCGCCACACTCCTTTAGTGTCGACGATAAACGCCTGGGTAACGCTATCGCCGCTAACGGCTTTAAATTGGTTATGATCGACCAACATCACCAGCACATCGGCGCTAGCCAGCGCCGCCTCAAGGGTCGCCAGCGTACACAGACCGTCGAGTTTCTTCGGCAGCACGTGAATGTTGGGCTCAACCACCTGGGTCGTGCCGCTGTGCCAGCGGGCAATCTGCGCGGCAATTTCCATCGCCGGGCTTTCGCGCAGGTCGTCAATATTCGGCTTAAAGGCGAGGCCAAAACAGGCGATCGTCAGTTCGCTGGCCCGTTTGTTGGTGGCATTCAGGCAGTCCGCGACCTGGGCTTTCACCTGTTCGATAACCCATTCCGGCTTGTGGTCGTTGACCTCGCGAGCGGTGCGGATCAGACGCGCCTGCTGCGGGTTTTGCGCCACGATAAACCACGGATCGACAGCAATGCAGTGGCCGCCGACACCCGGGCCCGGCTGCAGGATATTGACCCGTGGATGGCGGTTTGCCAGGCGGATCAGTTCCCAGACGTTAATCCCCTGGTCGGCGCAAATCAGCGACAGTTCGTTAGCGAAGGCGATGTTGACGTCGCGGAAGCTGTTTTCCGTCAGCTTGCACATCTCGGCGGTGCGCGAGTTGGTCACCACGCATTCACCTTCGAGGAAAATTTTATACAGCTCGCTGGCGCGAGCGGAGCAGACCGGCGACATGCCGCCGATAACGCGGTCGTTTTTAATCAGCTCGACCATCACCTGACCGGGCAATACCCGCTCCGGGCAGTAGGCGATATTCACGTCCGCGGCGTCGCCCACCTGCTGAGGGAAGCTAAGATCCGGGCGCATCTCCGCCAGCCACTCGGCCATCTGTTCGGTGGAACCGACCGGCGAGGTGGACTCGAGGATCACCAGCGAGCCTTTCTTTAACGTCGGCGCAATGGATTTGGCGGCCGACTCGACAAACACCATATCCGGCTCGTGGCGATCTTTAAACGGCGTCGGCACGGCAATCAGGTAAGCATCCGCCGCCACCGGGGTGGTGGTGGCGCTTAAATACCCCTGCTCGACCGCGGTTTTCACCACGCTCGCCAGATCCGGCTCCACGATATGAATCTCTCCACGGTTAATGGTCTCCACGGCATGTTGATTAACATCAACGCCGACCACCCGCTTTTGCCGGGAGGCGAACGCGGCAGCGGTTGGCAGCCCGATATAGCCAAGGCCAATCACTGAAATGGTAGAAAAACTCATAACGTTACCTGATTATTTTTAAGTGCAGACAAAATGCGACGACATGCTTCGCCATCGCCATAGGGATTATGCGCGCGGCTCATCGCCTGGTATGCGGCATCATCCTCCAGCAGGCGCGTGACTTCCGCCACGATGCGCTGGCTGTCGGTGCCGACCAGACACACCGTGCCAGCGGCCACTGCTTCCGGACGTTCGGTCATATCGCGCATGACCAGTACCGGTTTCCCGAGAGAAGGGGCCTCTTCCTGAATGCCGCCAGAATCGGTCAGGATCAGCCAGGCGCGATCCATCAGCCAGACGAACGGCAGGTAATCCTGCGGCTCAATCAACATCACATTGTCAATATGACCAAGAATACGATTCACCGGCTCGCTGACGTTAGGATTCAGGTGAACCGGATAGACAATCTGCACCTCAGGGTGGGTATGGGCTATCTCCGCCAGCGCCTGGCAGATCTGTTCAAAACCGAGCCCAAAGCTTTCCCGCCGGTGGCCGGTAACCAGAATCATCTTTTTACCGTGGCTGATGAAAGGATAGCGCTGCAGCAGGGTCTCCCGTAGCGCTTCATCACCCCGCACCCGATCCCGCACCCAGAACAGGGCGTCAATGACCGTATTCCCGGTAACCGTGATGCGGCTGTCGGCAATATTTTCCCGCAGCAGGTTCTGCCGCGAGGTTTCCGTGGGGGCGAAATGGTATGTCGCCAGATGGCCGGTCAACGTACGGTTGCCCTCTTCCGGCCAAGGCGAACTTAAATCGCCGGTGCGCAGGCCGGCCTCTACGTGCCCCACCGGTATCCGCTGGTAAAATGCCGCCAGGCTCGCCGCCATGGTGGTCGTGGTATCGCCATGCACCAGCACCACGTCGGGTTTAAACGACTCCAGCACCGGCTTCAGCCCCTCAAGGATACGGCAGGTGATCTCAGTCAGCCCCTGCCCCGGC is a genomic window containing:
- the rffG gene encoding dTDP-glucose 4,6-dehydratase codes for the protein MRTILVTGGAGFIGSAVVREIIQHTANRVVVVDKLTYAGNLMSLAPVAQDARFAFEQVDICDRRELDRIFRQHQPDTVMHLAAESHVDRSIDGPAAFIETNIVGTYTLLEAARSWWNTLATAQKSAFRFHHISTDEVYGDLHGSDDFFTETTPYAPSSPYSASKASSDHLVRAWLRTYGLPTLITNCSNNYGPYHFPEKLIPLTILNALAGKPLPVYGNGQQIRDWLYVEDHARALYLVATRGEPGETYNIGGHNERKNIEVVETICQLLEELAPHKPQGVAHYRDLITFVADRPGHDLRYAIDASKIARELGWTPAETFTSGMRKTVAWYLANETWWRQVQDGSYQGERLGLQG
- the wecC gene encoding UDP-N-acetyl-D-mannosamine dehydrogenase; the protein is MSFSTISVIGLGYIGLPTAAAFASRQKRVVGVDVNQHAVETINRGEIHIVEPDLASVVKTAVEQGYLSATTTPVAADAYLIAVPTPFKDRHEPDMVFVESAAKSIAPTLKKGSLVILESTSPVGSTEQMAEWLAEMRPDLSFPQQVGDAADVNIAYCPERVLPGQVMVELIKNDRVIGGMSPVCSARASELYKIFLEGECVVTNSRTAEMCKLTENSFRDVNIAFANELSLICADQGINVWELIRLANRHPRVNILQPGPGVGGHCIAVDPWFIVAQNPQQARLIRTAREVNDHKPEWVIEQVKAQVADCLNATNKRASELTIACFGLAFKPNIDDLRESPAMEIAAQIARWHSGTTQVVEPNIHVLPKKLDGLCTLATLEAALASADVLVMLVDHNQFKAVSGDSVTQAFIVDTKGVWR
- the wecB gene encoding non-hydrolyzing UDP-N-acetylglucosamine 2-epimerase, whose product is MKVLTVFGTRPEAIKMAPLVHALAKDPHFEAKVCVTAQHREMLDQVLKLFSIAPDYDLNIMKPGQGLTEITCRILEGLKPVLESFKPDVVLVHGDTTTTMAASLAAFYQRIPVGHVEAGLRTGDLSSPWPEEGNRTLTGHLATYHFAPTETSRQNLLRENIADSRITVTGNTVIDALFWVRDRVRGDEALRETLLQRYPFISHGKKMILVTGHRRESFGLGFEQICQALAEIAHTHPEVQIVYPVHLNPNVSEPVNRILGHIDNVMLIEPQDYLPFVWLMDRAWLILTDSGGIQEEAPSLGKPVLVMRDMTERPEAVAAGTVCLVGTDSQRIVAEVTRLLEDDAAYQAMSRAHNPYGDGEACRRILSALKNNQVTL